Genomic window (Takifugu rubripes chromosome 1, fTakRub1.2, whole genome shotgun sequence):
CTCTATAATGACAAATATCGACACAAACAGAAGGGAATCATCTCCATCACCATTAATTCTGACTGGTCAGAACCCAGAAATCCATATAAGCAGGAAGACGTTGATGCCGCGAGACGCGTGGTGCAGGTGCCACAAACACATCTCACCTATTTTCCTAAATTTAACACTGTGGAGATGCAGAATGTCCTTAATACCTGTCCCGTGTCTTAGTTTTACATTGGCTGGTTTGCACATCCTGTCTTCAATGGAGACTACAGTGATACAATGAAGACAATTATTCGGGAAAGAAGCCTCGCAGCTAATCTTACAAAATCTCGGTATTGATAGTGAATATAGTTCTGGTTGAAAATCAAAGATGAAACTATTAAATGACACCACGTCTGTTAATTTCGACCTTAAATTTCTCCAGACTGCCAGAGTTCACTCCAGAGGAGATTAAGAGGATCAAGGGTACCTACGATTACTTTGGCTTCAACCATTACACTACTGTTCTGGCATTTCCTGTAGACTACGGAAAGCTTCAGCATTATGACGCTGACAGGTGAGCTAGCAACACACCTGCTCCCTCATCCTGGGCTTCATTTGAGgatcttttaattttttttaaatctctccaATCAGGGGTGCGGGAACCATTGCTGATCGCACCTGGCTGGATTCAGGATCATCCTGGCTCAAGGTTTCGCCGTTTGGGTTCCGGAGGATTTTGAATTTCATTAAAGAGGAATATGGAAATCCACCCATCATTATCACAGAAAACGGCATGTCGGAGCGCGGGCCCATTGATCTGAATGACATCCACAGGAGCTACTACTATGAGAAATACATCAACCAGGTGCTGAAAGGTAACAGCAAACCTTTACATTCCATAGCAAATTCTGCTTTTTAGGAGAGCAAATTTGGAATTATACAAACAAGGATTTGCTTTCCTTAAACTGttaaccccctccccctcccccccatagCTTACCTGCTGGATAATGTGGATATCCGAGGGTACACAGCCTGGTCGCTGATGGACAACCTTGAATGGGCGACGGGGTTTTCAGAGCGATTTGGGCTGTTCTACGTCAATCACTCTGACCCCAAACTGCCCAGGGTGGCCAAAGATTCTGTGTCCACCTACGCCACCATCATCACGTGTAATGGATTCCCTGACCCTGCCTTGGGACCCCATGAGTGCTTGAAACCTGGGCCTGAAGGTAAAATAACATCAGGATATCAAGGAAActtaaaacattgcaaatatTTGCAAAAGTTATGGCCCTACACTACCTGTAATCTCCTGTTGTGGGCCAGCAGGGGAGAGGTTTACGTTGGAGAATTTGTTAACCTCTGATATGGCCTTTTAGCTCCTTTAGAACAGTTGTAGCCTCACATGGTTTAAAACAGACCAAGACTGCCAAGAAAAGGGAAGAGCAAAGTAGACGTTGACACATTTTCACTTCTCCCATTCTGTGACCCTTCTGCGTGGATTTTGTAAAGTGAAGTtcctaaaaatatattttctggTAACTCTGTGTTTGACCTTTTAATCCTGGATAGTGCTGAGTCAGGACAGACATCCCCTGCCATGAACTCGACTGCTGGTTTACTCTCGGTCATGACGCCATCGAgcaacctaaaaaaaaaaaaaaactgaatatcACAGTGATAATCagaaagcattaaaaaaaaaaatctaaccaAAGGATTTAAATGCTTGTTTTAGGTTTACAGGTAAAATTTTAGATTTCTATTTGTATTCAGGCCTGTACAGGTTGAATGTGATGACCTCGGGGTCTTTCCTTCAGGTACAAGTGCACCGATTACACCGAGCACACCGATTACACCGAGCCCACCGAATACACCGAGCCAACCGATTACACCGAGCCCACCGAGCCCCTCCAACACCGTCATGTTCCTGGGCATGGAGCTGTCCATCACCAACGCCGAGACTGGACTACAGACCACCTTTGCTCTTCTGGTCGTGGCCGTATTTGGAGCTCTTTGCTCCACCTTTTGTTTCTTCAAGGCTCGAAAAGGatcaagaaaaatgaaatacGTCGAAGCCATCAAAATGGTTTCCTGATTacaaataattgtttttttatggTGTTTGATTTAATACTTGTGTACTCAGGGTTCATGTTTTGCTGATAAAAATCTAACCAGAATCCAAAATTCTGCTGCCTCTTTCTGCCATCAAGGGTGAGATTCCACTTTCCTACGGCTGTGGTGTTACTTTGGTATTTAGGAATTTTGAAGAGTTGGGAAAATTTGCTGAAGAAGTGCCCTCAGGTAAAACGGATTTCCATTTCATAGGCTGAAAAACCGGCACTATAAGGTTGCAGGAAGCGAATGCATCCACCAGGGGTCACTGCAGGTTCGTTCAGGACGATATTTTAACAGCTCTAATAGCAAGTCTGGATATATTCCATTTCACATGcatattaaacattaaacaagcaAATAAATGTCGATGAGAAGCATTTAACATTGATGGCAGCTTTTCAAGTCAAATAAAGAGAATTCAATTTGCTGGAaaaaatttatttaaaagtaATCACAAAGTACTATCAATACAAAAAGTATAAAAGTACAAAAAGCATTGCTCAAAAGTAACTTGAAATTACCGTATTTGAACTGGCAGTAACGGCACTGCGGCTATGATTCAGAATACAAAAGATGGCGTCTTCAAAGAGCACATTCAAGGCATTGAGTTCACATTGAAGTTACATCGTTTGCAGATGTCAGACTGGGATCAGAGATCCAAAAACCAGCACTTTCAGATCACAAACGCGAGTTTTATCAAAAATATGTAACCAACAGATGCAAGGCTccgtggggaggagggggaatgTTTGCAGATCAAAGAAAATCAAGCGTCATGTAAACCAAGCTGCAGGTGGACATTTCTATAAATGTTGCATTTGACTTTAAATTGTACCTGTTTCCAGAATGCATCAGTCACAGGGCTGCAGCCAAGACAGCAGTGAACGcaaatctttaaaaaataaaaataaaaaaaacccacagtgacagagcctcttcttccatatcacaactatcaactaatacaaaaataaaggaacagtatcaaaaacacatttaagacATTATAAGACGATATCAAAAGTTACAGGTTTGTCTTTTCAAGCATTATCCAGGTTTGTTTATTCCTTTGGACAAAGGCGCTCCAAGAGTGTTCCAGTTACCGTCGAGGCTACCGGCTTGGGAACGTTGACCGATGCGGCGCCGACGTTGTCAAAATAAATTGGAAATTTAAGAAAATAATTCAAAGAAAAAGACTTCATTGCCTCCATCTTCAACCCGACGACGGCAGTACCTTCTAATGGATGGCGCCTTCAGTTTTGTTCAACAATTCACTTCCACACTAAAGAAAAAGGTTCATTCGGGTTCAACACCCTTTCTGGTCTTGAACAAAAgctcaaaacaaaacagttcCAGTTCTGGTCTAAGGCAAACTTGAGATGCATTCATTTATGGATTTCCAACAGAGTACAAAAGACTAATGGCTCTCAGAgtcagatttaaaaaacaacttaagAGAATAGCTGCCCTGAGGAAGACGTACGCGGTAACTGTCGCTGTATGATGCTAGTTTTGAAGCACTTTGGATGTTCAGACAGATTAATTGTCTCAAGTATTGCTGGGATGACGTTCCACTCCTTGTAACACTGGACAGCTTGGGCTGGCTTCATCCGCCTCAAGCAAACTCATTCACtgtacccacacacaccccggtTCCCTTATGTCTGCTTGCTGGTTCTGAAGTTAGGCACGTAAACCTGTGAACAGACAGACGACACCAGTCAGCAAAAGGGATTCCTCTGAATGAATTAATACTTTACAGATCTAGAATTCCATCAAAACCCTGGCAAAGATGCGCCAACAATAAAATTAGGGAAGTCTGACCTTTGTCACTCTGCTTCTCCTGAGCAAAGTTCAGCCGGTTCTGCTCCACCGCCGTGCCGTTGGACTCGGGGCTGCTGCTGCGCGACGGGCTGCTTTCCCCGTTCTGGTAGGCCATGTCCAGGTGCTGCTGCGCCAGTTTCAGGTGTTTACGCAGCCTCTCCAGTTCCCGCGATGAAGTCTCGTCACCAAAAGACTCCCGGCCGGAGTCTCCCAGGTTGTCCCTAAAGCCCATCTTTCCCGAAGGGTCCTTTTTCAGAGCCGTGTGGTAGCCCGGCGGAGCGGACGGCTGGCGGGAGATGGAGGACCTCTGGCTGGCGAGAGCCGAGTGGCGCGGGGTGGGAGGGCGAGGCCGGGGGGCGCAGAAGCAGTCCCGAAGACCGCTGATGCCGAGGTGGATGATCTCCAGCAGGGTGAAGAGCAAGCAAAGACCGCTGACCGCATACATGATGAGCAGGAAGATGGTTTTCTCCGTGGGACGGGAAACAAAACAGTCCACCGTGTGCGGGCAAGGGGAGCGCGTGCAAACGTACGAGGGTGCGACTTCCAGCCCGTAGAGGATGTACTGTCCAAACAGGAAGGAGACTTCGAAGATGGCCCGCGATAGCAGCTGGAACACGTAGACCTTCATCAGGCCATCGCGCTTGATCCGACGCCGCCCGTCGTGTTTCTTGCACGGCTTCTCCGtggtctccttctccttctccttttccggTTCGATCTCTTCCAGGATCATCGGGTCCTCCTCGCCGTTGTCCTCCGCTTCCTCGTAGTCCCGGTTGGCTCCCCGGCTGACGATGGGCATCTTCTTCCTGCTGCGGGGTCGATAGTCGTCGTCGTTCATCCGGGCGATTTTGTGCATGGCGAAGCCGAGGTACATGATGGTGGGGGCGGTGATCATAATCACCTGGAAAACCCAGAAGCGAATGTGCGACAGCGGCGCGAAGGCGTCGTAGCACACGTTCTCGCAACCAGGCTGGTTTGTGTTGCACACAAACTTACTCTGTTCATCATAGTAAATAGACTCGCCCCCGACGGCCGTCAGCACGATGCGGAAGACGATGAGGAGGGTGAGCCAGATTTTGCCCACGAAGGTCGAGTGGTTGGAGATCTCGTCCAACAGGCGCGTGAGGAAACTCCAGCTCATTTTGGCTCTGGAACAGGACGGGACAGCTCAAACCTGTGCGGAAACCAGAGAGGCAGACATTAGAGAGTTGTCCAGTTGCTAACACATTTAGACGATTTTGGATTCATACACTTTCCCGTTGCCAAATAGTTACACAATCCGGACAAGTTAAATCTGAAAGTCATGCACATCTGAAGTGATTGTTGTGCACAAAATAATCTTCCTCTTTAGAAAAACCGGTTTCAATCTGACAAGCACGTACAAACGGCCCGTTATTGAGCAACTCGGCCACAAGGCGGTGCTACTGCGCTGCTCCTCGAATATAAAAACCAGTGAAAGTTGCTGCAGCAGCCGTTGTGATTCTGGAGACAAGTGTTGAGCTTGAACAGCCGTTATTGTACACTGAAATGATTAGTCGATCAGCTGATGTTAGATCttaagaaaacagcaaaatgccACTTTTGTTTGCTATAATCCAATCACACTGAGGCCCTTTGCCACGGTTCTCATTTCATTCCTTAAATGTTTTCTTCAGCTGCAACTGTACACGACTGCCAAATACAAGAGAAAACGGTCATAAAGAGCTAATAGTGGAAGCCATAATGAGGCAGTGAACTGCTGCGGTTTCACACCCTGTCTGGCCTCCTTCGTTAAAAACTCTGCCAAGTTATTTCCCCCTTTAACTAGGAGCCACGTAAATAACTAGGGTGTTTACTGTAAATtggaaaagaacacaaaaacCCCAAGATGGCATTTTGATGCACGTTTAAGGATAGCTGGGCACCATAATGCCTCAGGCCATCTGGCACTAAAAAGCAGTCCTGTGTTGGGATCACATTCTGGCGTCTCTGGTATGAAACCGGCTCAATCCACAGTACAGAGATCACATAGTAGGTGTACATGTGAAAAACACCAGTGTGGTGTCAGGTCATTTAACAGCTGCAAATGCCAATTTGCACGGCAACAAATCGGAGCGGCGTAAAGCAGAAATGGTGACACCTACCTGTCAACCGATAATCCGTTTGAGCCAAAAACCTGAAATTCTGGTACAACTGTCCCCAGGATCTGGGACATGACAATGCAATATATTGTCAATCAAGACAAATCTGTGCACATCAGTGTACTTTGAGTCACTGGTCAGAGACAGATGCCAGCTGTCGCAGCCCTGGTAATTACACACGATGCGTAACTTGGGCAGGACTGCACGATCATGGCACGTAATCCGATTGACGTTATGCCATTCTTAAACTACCCAATGCCAGGACGGAATGTGAAACCTCACTTAACAAATTTGCCTCTGCAGTCACACAACCTGTCACGTTACAAAAGCACTGAATAGTTGCTATTGTGACATTGGAGGGCAGTAAAACCAGAGATGGGCGCATCACTCAAACACAATGTGTCGGTTAATAGGCTGGCAAACACTCCGCTGAAACTGAATAGGGACCCAGACCAGGTGACACATTTAAAACGTTCCCGTCACATTCGCCTTTTGGGGGAAAACACGTGGCATTTTAACACCTTCGGGTGTAAAAATGACCCCAATAGGAAGCCAGTCACACACCCCAATAGGAAGCCAGTCAGATCACACACAACCTCCAAGATCTTCAAATGGTCTTTAGGAAGACCTATTGATCGACACCAGAGTGTAAATTGGGGTGCTGTGTGTGAACGTTAAAgaaagcagcacacacacaccgctgcaCTGGTGCCAATTAAGCTTGTGCTTTTCCTGTAATGCCTTCTACCCAAACTGGTTTACTCGGTCTGTACAGTTGTCTCAAACACCGATGAGAGAGGAGTGTTGCAACATTAATTTGTTTTGAGGAAGACGCAGCTCAGAAACACCTCTGGTCGGTGCAGTTCGGGTACGGTTCAGCAAAAAGCACGGAGCTCTGCAGCTGCCGGGGCTGGCTCTAGCTTTGCCTGTCTGAATAGACACCAGGGTAGCACAGGGGCTCATCTATACACTCTGGGGTCTTCAACCTCCACCACTTCTGGGTCAAAAGATGGTTCCGAGGCCCCCTATTTTGCAAAGTGCACCAGATCCAGGATCGCCGACAACATTCCGATGGAAAAGTCCTCTTTTAAACCACTTCAGAGCTTCCAGTCCACGTCAGCCTGCTGTCCAGTCCCCCACGTCAACCTCCGAAGACAAAACAAATCTTTCTTGGACAAATCTCAAGCAGCACATGGAGGAAAACACCGACGCAGAAGCACAGAACATGGGATAGGGAAGTGGAATGTTTTCACATCTGTGGGCTTTAAGGGTTCTTTGGTGCTGCTTCTATATAACGGCTCTAATTTCAGGGGCACTCCCCAGCCCTGAACAGGGAACTCGGCGTCtttaagaaaacaaagaaatccaAAGAACAGCTAATGTACACAAGTTTAATGCACAGAGACAAGTGAGCCGTTTGTGCTACCGGTGTGCACCTGCATGTTTTATAGGACAAAgaacagtgggggggggggggggggggggggggggggcattacaAACACACCAGAAGcattacaaacacacaaacatttaaagtttAAGAACAAACAAGTGGAATTGGGGGATATCACCTTTGCAAATCAGAGCTTGATGTCCAAGGATGACCAGTGGATGACCAGTTAATGGTGGCCCGATCtgattaaaccccccccccccccttatttttTTATAAACTGGTTTATAAATGCCTCTGGAGCCCTGTTTCCAGCAGCAGTGGCCTCTCCCTGGAAGAGACTTGGTCCTCCTGGACTGGCGGCCCTTTGTGGTGACTCGCCAGGATCCTGATCACGGGTCTGACTCGGATGCCCGGTGGATTTCGGGCTTTGGGGGGGCAAACTGGGGCCTAATCAAAGCGGGGCGAAGCTTCTCAGGTGTGGGGAGAGAAATAAAACAGGATacacgcaaaaaaaaaagtgatcaaTTGTGAAAGAAGAGCTGATCCATGTCCGAGAGGATCCACCGCGTGGGGCGACGCCAAGGCGCGCGTCTCGTATCAGCATTATTGGACTAAAATCGAGCCGAACGACAAAAGAAAACTATAACGGTCCTTAATTAATACACACACGTATAAATCATGAAATATTATGGTTCTTTCAGCACGCTGAAGTTTGAGGATTTGCTGGGGGGGGGAAACATCCCGGTGCATTCTTCCATCGTTAAGTCCAACCTCCACGGTCAGGCCAGACAAAAATATAATTATGGTTGTAAATATAccaaagaaataaatacaaaccCCGAAACAGACTAGAGAGAATCGAGACCAATCTGGTTACCAATGAGCAAATTAACGCCGCTCCGGTGCCAAACGATGCGCCCAAACTTCGTTAGCAGGATCATTTTGGCTCCTTTACCAACATTAGTTCCGTTCTCCCCGAGTTATTAAACGGCGTTTTTGGACTGTACTGGTTGAAAAGCAGTCAGAAATTCATCTTCTCCCACAAAGTTAAAGCCCCAACTTGAACTAACATCTCACCATTGTTAGCAGAAGCTAGAAGGCTGGACGGTGATGCTGCGTCGCCGCGATTTATTTCCACGCTAtacggtcccccccccccaacaaaaatcATTTTTACCTTGGGATTTCAGGTCCTCTCTGTTAGTTGTGGCTGGCGTTGGGAGCTTTCCCCccgtcttttctgtctttttaaagcAAATGCTCCCGCTCTGTTATCAAGCCATCCAGCTCAGCTCCATTCGTGTGCTCCTCCTTCCCGAGTTATGCGCGTTGAACTGCGGGGTGAGGACAAAGAATAATCCCAGTCTCCCCTCCCCGTCCTTTATTTCTCCTCCCAGTTCGAGCCGAGCACCCCACCCCCTGTCTGCGCACTGGAGGAAAACCGTCAACGGCCAGCATTCCTGATGCAATCCCCGTTTCGCCTTTTTCCGTCCTAACTTTGACTCAGAAGCAAGTTAAAGTGCACTGCAACCTTCATTTTGGAGTGAAAACATTCACATACGATGTTATCTTAAATACCCCGTCTACTACACCCAGTTTACTTTAAACAGACAATTAGTTCAATCCCAATTAGGCCTCAATCAGTGGTGATTTCGACCAGATTCTGTCGACTAACTGCACCTGGCCATGTTTGGCACACCTTGGCATTCCCTTACATAGTCTTTGTTGGGCCGGTTCGGGTGCGTGTGAACACGTTGCAAGCGCCAGTCCCTGTTTATCTTGAATTTGCTGACAGGTTGACGCCATATGATGAGTGTTTGTTGCACAAAATGCACCCAAAGAGGCTAAATCCCTGTTTTGAGCAAGGTGACACGTGTCACAACCTGTGCTAAATGCTTGGTCTTGCAGGACCTCTCTGTTCCTTTTAAGTGTGCTAATTGTCTTCCACttcatgctgctgttgctgtggcagGAATTCCGAAGCTGTTGCCAGCATTGGGCTCCATCACACGTGCCCTCCCCGCTCTTAGCATCCCATTAAAGACAATGTCGCGTTAAATCGGCATTGGGGTGAGATGCGGAAAGCTGCGTTTGAATTTGTTAAGAACTCGTGCAGTCGTCAATCGGTGGGCTGTGACGAGACACAGTAACCTCACGCAGTCCGTTTGTGGATTTTCCACTACTTCACTTTCCCCAGTGAGATTTAAATAAGCCACGTCGAGCTGCCGGTCGTGTTGAATGATCGCTGTGTTCTGGCCAGATCCCCTAAAATGTCATCCTCCTTCCTCGAACAAAAGCCCAAACAGAGCTCTGCCCTGGCACACATGCACGCCGCAGACCAAGCACCCAGGTGCCATTCCATTTTAGTCAAACCCCGCTTGCAAGTAGCAGTTATTGTCTAATTTCTTCCACAAACTGCAGGTCAGTGGTGGAATGTGACGCCCTTCCCCCTTCTGAGGCAGCAGCCGAGCTCTATTGTGAGCCCCGATGCCTTTATTCGCAGGGTGCATTGTGGGGTGTCCTGGTAAACCCCAGCCCAGGACACGAACTGGAGCCGCTGCAGATGTTGATGAGTGGGGATCGAGATGATTGATTTGGCCTTAAATGCATCTGCATGTGGGCGCAAAATGAGCATGCGTGATTATAAAGGACAATATTATGTCTGTATTCTGGAACCCAGGGCTGTTTTTCATTTCCTGGTGGCCCACGATTACTCAACAGAGGGGCCTTGGATATTCATCTGCTATGGTGTTTCGGGGTGGTCGtccaagtttttaaaaaaacaactgcaaTAAAAAACATTAGGGAGATTTAAAATCAGGCACTTTCAACGTGCGACGCGTTTTAATCGATCGTGCGGGAGGAAATGCACGTTGGCACGCTGCTGCAGTCACCGATTTCTGGCTGCTCCTCATATGACGTTGCAACATTCCTACAGAAAGAGCTTCACTAGAGACTCGCCTCAGAACCTGAACCACTGTGAATCTTCCCCTTGTCACATTTGCTGTCCTGCCCTCACACAGGACCTCTTTGCTCCCTACCCCCGtttgcccacacacacacacgtgcacttttGAAAGTTGTCTGCAACTGGATTTATCCCTCGGTGACTCTGCAAGTCCTGCTAGGACAGATGATCCCATTCACGCATTGAGGACGCCAGGATGGAAGGAACACGGACCCGTGTGGTGCCCCGGTTTCTTTACGAGGTGGTCATGTGCACATTTACCACAAAGGACCTTCTATTTATATCAATAAACCCGTTTTGTTAGGTAGAGAAGGGTCAGCGGAAACCGAATGGTAAGCCTCAGTCACGCCAGTGTCTGCAGAAATGCGCGCTCCTGCTGGTTTTAACCTTTTAATTCACATTCTTGAGGCGGTCCCCGAGCCAACGCGGCCAGAAACAATGTGAGTCATTTTATTATTCCGGCCTGAGTTTACCCTGGCGACCGTCCACGATGACGTCGGAGGGATGACCATCCATTTTCAGGAAGGGGTCGCTTTAACCCGCAGCCTCGCTCTCGCTGGAAGATCGCGTAACTTTTATGAACCGCGCCTTTGGGCGTTTTAGCGTTCGCTATAGCAACCAAACTCAAAAGGACAAATTTGTCGGAAGAGTTCAGCGAAGGGGATCACGGCCCGGTGTAACGTCTTGCTTTCGCCAGGAACATAATATATTGGCATCCAAGTAGGTGCACCTGTAAGGTTTTAGGCGCTTGGACGTGGGGTGACTCAGTTCAGCGGGGGACATAGCCCATAATGCTACATTATAATTCATAGGACCAGGGGATGGCTGCGCCTCCTGCCAGCAGGACTAATACTTTCCATCTGGGTGTTGTTTAGGAAACTGTGTATCCCAAATAGAGCCTAATAAGGACCTGCTTCTGATCAGAGCGGCTCGGTTTAGCTTTGGATCAGGACATGACAAAATATTGACAAAGATGAGTTTCAGAAAGATGCGTTTTTTatcaccgggggggggggggctctttcaCCAGCCCAGCTGAGTTACTGCACgctcttccttcctgcctcttATCCAACTTTAGGAACAGCGTGACTAAGCACGGGGGTTGGTGAaggggctggtgtgtgtgtgtgtgtgggggggggtatttgCAAGGTCACCTTGTTTTTCATGGGGGAGGTGCAGTGATGCCCTCGGGCTGCTTCAGTGTCTTGCCCTATATAGTTCCTGAAAGCTTGTTGTCTGTGGGCATGAGTTTGAGTGGATGTCATAAATCCTCGGGAAAtagaccccccccacacacacacccaagtcTGACACACTCTTAGTGCCGGTGCTCTTGAGCAATGCAGAATGAGCACAGTTGCAACAGACTGCACGTGGGCTACACAAAAGGAACCTCAATGTGTACAGGGAGGAGGGGTACACAGTTGCCGTGGAAACAGACAGCCCTACCCCCGTTTAGCAGATGGCGGTGGTGGGGGTATCGGGGGTTGGGTGTAATGATGGCGGGATCCTGAGATTATTATCTGCCTTTCTGTCCTGAAACAACAGCTCATGCGAAGCTCAGGGAAACAGGTGACGGGTGTTCACGTTCACCTGGTTGTTGACGtctcttctgctgttgtttAGTTGCAGCTCCAGTTTTGAATTTACATATTTACCTaatttttttcatatttccttTTCTCTGCCGCATCAGTTTTAATGCAATTATTGTGAGATATCGTGACGATAAgttaaaatttgtttttttaaaataaccgaATAGCCACAGGTGCACATATTCTCAGGAATCACTGACAAAAATGAGTAGTTTAGGTGCAATTGTTTAACTTGGTTTTTATGAGATGGATATTAAATCAGTTGGTTTGAGATTTTCTGGAAGCTGGTTTAATTCTGTGTTAGTATAAAGTAGCAAAGAGTCCAGAAAAGGTGTGAAGGAAAGCGGTCATAGAAGCTAGTCATCTCTGTGAGGGTGTCACACCCACACCGGTGGTGCCTCTCGAAAACTg
Coding sequences:
- the gjc4b gene encoding gap junction gamma-1 protein, which codes for MSWSFLTRLLDEISNHSTFVGKIWLTLLIVFRIVLTAVGGESIYYDEQSKFVCNTNQPGCENVCYDAFAPLSHIRFWVFQVIMITAPTIMYLGFAMHKIARMNDDDYRPRSRKKMPIVSRGANRDYEEAEDNGEEDPMILEEIEPEKEKEKETTEKPCKKHDGRRRIKRDGLMKVYVFQLLSRAIFEVSFLFGQYILYGLEVAPSYVCTRSPCPHTVDCFVSRPTEKTIFLLIMYAVSGLCLLFTLLEIIHLGISGLRDCFCAPRPRPPTPRHSALASQRSSISRQPSAPPGYHTALKKDPSGKMGFRDNLGDSGRESFGDETSSRELERLRKHLKLAQQHLDMAYQNGESSPSRSSSPESNGTAVEQNRLNFAQEKQSDKGLRA